Proteins co-encoded in one Mycobacterium mantenii genomic window:
- a CDS encoding Mce protein: MADEPDTPATEESVAEPAAIDVAEETEPQAAEPAAIDVAEATKPQAAEPQDDGDGKSPAGGRFARWGELARRRLSRAGSALVASGLIVATLAGLSGWLGYRAYQKHDAQARQNLYVATARQGAVNLTTINYTQVDADVQRILDLATGAFRDDFEERSKPFMEVVKAAQSKSEGTVTDAGLESQRGDSAQVLVAVAVKSRTAGGEEVPREWRMRIEVRSVGDDAKVSNVVFVP, from the coding sequence ATGGCGGACGAACCCGATACCCCCGCGACGGAGGAAAGCGTCGCCGAACCGGCGGCGATCGACGTCGCCGAGGAGACCGAGCCCCAAGCGGCCGAACCGGCGGCGATCGACGTCGCCGAGGCGACCAAGCCCCAAGCGGCCGAGCCGCAAGATGACGGCGATGGCAAGAGCCCAGCCGGAGGCCGGTTCGCGCGGTGGGGGGAACTTGCCCGGCGGCGGCTTTCGCGCGCCGGATCGGCCTTGGTGGCCAGCGGCCTCATCGTGGCGACGCTGGCCGGCCTGAGCGGCTGGCTCGGCTACCGCGCCTACCAAAAGCACGACGCGCAGGCCCGGCAGAACCTGTACGTTGCGACGGCCCGTCAGGGCGCGGTGAACCTCACCACGATCAACTACACCCAGGTCGACGCCGACGTGCAGCGGATCCTCGATCTGGCCACCGGCGCATTCCGGGACGATTTCGAAGAGCGGTCCAAGCCGTTCATGGAAGTCGTCAAGGCCGCGCAGTCGAAATCGGAAGGGACGGTTACCGATGCCGGATTGGAATCCCAACGCGGCGACTCCGCCCAGGTTTTGGTGGCGGTCGCGGTGAAGTCGCGCACCGCCGGAGGCGAGGAGGTGCCCCGGGAATGGCGCATGCGCATCGAGGTCCGATCGGTCGGCGATGACGCCAAGGTATCCAATGTGGTGTTCGTGCCATGA
- a CDS encoding MCE family protein, with amino-acid sequence MLRLNRRTWIQLSTLTLVTVVSCGAMAFNFMKLPATLFGIGEYKVTVDLPQSGGLYETSVVTYRGTDVGQVKSVGVTATGVRAVLAMRSGVKVPADVQASVHSRSAIGEQYIELTPQPGKDGGHSRLLHDGDVITAGHVDVPVDIGHLLDMTNRALQAIPRDNLRTVIDETSRAVGGLGPELSRIVDGSTALAIAGGRTVDPLAALIDQSPAVLNSQVQTSDAIATWAGRTAAIMAQFKAQDAAVRDLLTHGTSGIEEGRAMLDRVSPALPVLFANLVSLGDIAVVYRHDIEQLLVLLPQGIAAMAAIIVPSSNTKQEYRGAQLDFNLNLNLPPPCTTGYLPPAQRRSPASVDAPDRPAADLYCRVPQDSEFNVRGVRNIPCESKPWKRAPTVELCESDEDYVPLNDGYNWKGDPNATTSGQGVPQYPPGQDPRLPPPRGTAPPPAPVAVATYDPATGDYVGPDGRRYTESDLAHPRANSWQSLLVPQP; translated from the coding sequence ATGCTTCGGTTGAATCGCCGGACGTGGATCCAGTTGTCAACCCTGACGCTGGTGACTGTCGTTTCCTGTGGCGCAATGGCATTCAACTTCATGAAGCTGCCCGCCACGTTATTCGGGATCGGCGAGTACAAAGTCACGGTCGACCTGCCGCAATCGGGCGGGCTCTATGAGACGTCCGTCGTCACCTACCGCGGTACCGACGTGGGCCAGGTCAAGTCGGTCGGGGTCACCGCCACCGGGGTGCGCGCGGTGCTGGCCATGAGATCGGGAGTCAAGGTGCCCGCGGACGTGCAGGCCTCGGTGCACAGCCGCTCGGCGATCGGCGAGCAGTACATCGAGCTGACGCCCCAGCCCGGCAAGGACGGCGGACACTCCCGGTTGCTGCACGACGGCGACGTCATCACCGCCGGCCATGTCGATGTGCCCGTCGACATCGGGCACCTGCTCGACATGACCAACCGTGCGCTGCAGGCGATTCCACGGGACAACCTGCGCACGGTGATCGATGAGACTAGCCGCGCGGTCGGCGGCCTCGGACCGGAACTGTCCCGCATCGTCGACGGGTCGACCGCACTGGCCATCGCCGGAGGCCGGACCGTCGACCCCCTCGCCGCCCTCATCGACCAATCGCCGGCGGTGCTCAATTCGCAGGTGCAGACATCGGACGCGATCGCCACGTGGGCCGGCCGCACCGCGGCCATCATGGCGCAGTTCAAGGCGCAGGATGCCGCGGTGCGAGATCTGCTGACCCATGGCACTTCCGGCATCGAGGAGGGCCGCGCGATGCTGGACCGGGTAAGCCCGGCGTTGCCGGTGCTTTTCGCCAATCTGGTGAGCCTCGGCGATATCGCCGTCGTCTACCGCCATGACATCGAACAACTCCTGGTGCTGCTTCCGCAGGGCATCGCGGCCATGGCGGCGATCATCGTGCCGAGCTCGAACACCAAGCAGGAGTACCGGGGCGCCCAGTTGGACTTCAACCTCAACCTCAACCTGCCGCCACCGTGCACGACGGGATACCTACCCCCGGCGCAGCGACGCTCGCCGGCCAGCGTTGACGCCCCGGACCGGCCGGCGGCGGATTTGTATTGCCGGGTGCCGCAGGACTCGGAGTTCAATGTCCGTGGGGTGCGCAACATTCCGTGTGAGAGCAAACCATGGAAGCGCGCGCCCACCGTCGAACTGTGTGAAAGCGACGAAGACTACGTGCCGCTCAACGACGGCTACAACTGGAAGGGCGACCCCAATGCCACCACCAGCGGTCAGGGCGTGCCGCAGTATCCGCCGGGCCAGGATCCGCGGCTACCACCACCCCGGGGAACCGCGCCACCGCCCGCGCCGGTAGCGGTGGCGACCTACGACCCGGCCACCGGCGACTACGTCGGGCCGGACGGGCGCCGCTACACCGAGTCGGACCTGGCGCACCCACGCGCCAACAGCTGGCAATCACTTCTTGTTCCGCAACCCTGA
- a CDS encoding CAP domain-containing protein codes for MPVRRCVRALPAGVVLLGMAAVAAPVAQADNKRLNSAVVSAVYTLQHQAGCTNDVVRNNALTLAAEWHADDMMDNRNINDDTGSDGSTPQDRAKAAGFRGRAAETVAINPAIAISSLELVNQWYYNPDDMAIIRDCANTAIGVWSDNSVDRTVVVAVYGQPDPPRR; via the coding sequence ATGCCCGTACGCCGCTGCGTCCGCGCGCTGCCCGCCGGCGTTGTCCTGCTGGGGATGGCCGCTGTCGCGGCGCCGGTCGCGCAGGCCGACAACAAGCGGCTCAACAGCGCGGTCGTCTCCGCCGTCTACACCCTGCAGCACCAGGCCGGCTGCACGAACGACGTCGTCCGGAACAACGCGCTCACGTTGGCGGCCGAATGGCACGCCGATGACATGATGGACAATCGAAACATCAACGACGACACCGGATCCGACGGATCGACGCCGCAAGACCGTGCCAAGGCCGCCGGCTTTCGCGGCAGGGCCGCCGAGACGGTGGCCATCAACCCGGCCATCGCCATCAGCAGTCTGGAGCTGGTCAACCAGTGGTATTACAACCCGGACGACATGGCGATCATCCGCGACTGCGCCAACACCGCCATCGGGGTGTGGTCGGACAACAGCGTGGATCGCACCGTGGTGGTGGCGGTATACGGGCAGCCGGACCCGCCCAGACGGTAA
- a CDS encoding rhodanese-like domain-containing protein has translation MTAITAPSADVITSPELRTLLDSTRAPRVLDVRTPAEFETSHIAGSYNVPIDVMDQHGPEIARRLDRDYDFVLVCRSGQRASKAQALLRNAGLTGGRVLKNGITDWEGRGFALDRGAQRWELERQVRLVAGSVVLSSVLGSIVVPRLKWLGAAIGAGLTYAALSNTCAMTTALSKLPYNRGATSDAETVLSRLGGH, from the coding sequence ATGACCGCAATAACGGCGCCGAGCGCCGACGTCATCACTTCGCCAGAGCTGCGGACGCTGCTGGACTCAACCAGAGCGCCGCGCGTCCTCGATGTCCGGACCCCCGCCGAATTCGAGACTTCACACATCGCCGGCTCCTACAACGTGCCGATCGACGTTATGGATCAGCACGGTCCGGAGATCGCGCGGCGCCTCGACCGTGATTACGACTTCGTGCTGGTGTGCCGTTCGGGCCAGCGTGCAAGCAAAGCGCAAGCGTTGCTGCGAAATGCCGGACTGACCGGCGGGCGTGTCCTCAAGAACGGGATCACCGACTGGGAGGGCCGAGGCTTCGCCCTCGACCGAGGGGCGCAGCGATGGGAGCTCGAACGCCAGGTACGCCTCGTCGCGGGATCGGTCGTACTTTCGTCGGTCCTCGGCAGCATTGTCGTCCCCCGACTCAAATGGCTTGGCGCCGCGATCGGAGCGGGCTTGACCTACGCCGCGTTATCCAACACCTGCGCGATGACAACGGCGCTGTCCAAGTTGCCGTACAACCGCGGTGCGACGTCGGATGCCGAGACGGTCCTGTCTCGACTGGGTGGTCACTGA